In Aggregatibacter sp. 2125159857, one DNA window encodes the following:
- a CDS encoding NADP-dependent malic enzyme yields MDEQLKKAALDFHEFPIPGKIEVTPTKSLATQRDLALAYSPGVAAPCLAIQADPADSYKYTSRGNLVAVISNGTAVLGLGNIGALAGKPVMEGKGVLFKKFAGVNVFDIEVNEHDPDKLIDIIASLEPTFGGINLEDIKAPECFYIERKLRERMKIPVFHDDQHGTAIISAAAVLNGLRIVDKKIENVKLVASGAGAASIACLNLLVSLGMKRENITVCDSKGVIYKNRDDRMDETKKLYAIDDNGKRTLAEVIPNADIFLGCSAAGALTQDMVKTMAAHPLILALANPEPEILPPLAKAVRPDAIVCTGRSDYPNQVNNVLCFPFIFRGALDVSATTINEEMKLAAVRAIADLALAEQSDVVTSAYGDTELTFGPEYIIPKPFDPRLIVRIAPAVAKAAMDSGVATRPIKDFDAYIEQLTQFVYKTNLFMKPVFAQAKQDKKRVLLTDGEETRILHAVQEISTLGIAYPILLGRPSVIEQRIKKLGLHIQAGRDFELINIENDARYQECCKTYYDMLKRAGITPDIAKREMFNNPTAIGAVLLHLGHADAMLCGLVGHYADHLKTLKNVIGLQEGVHTAATVNGLVLPAGNLFLADTFVNNDPTAEELAEITLMTAKEVSLFGIEPQIALISHSNYGSNNTPSAVKMRNVLHLVKERAPELTIDGEMHCDVALSQQLRDDVMPDSPLKGAANVLVMPNMEAARISLNLLQGTATPTTVGPILMGLKKSAHILTSVASVRRIINMVAIAAVKAQ; encoded by the coding sequence TTCTCCGGGGGTAGCGGCACCTTGTTTGGCTATTCAAGCAGATCCTGCAGATTCTTATAAATATACTTCTCGTGGCAACTTAGTGGCGGTGATTTCAAACGGCACGGCGGTGCTTGGTTTAGGCAATATCGGGGCGTTAGCAGGAAAACCGGTGATGGAAGGGAAAGGTGTGTTGTTTAAAAAATTCGCCGGCGTCAACGTCTTCGACATTGAAGTGAATGAACACGACCCAGATAAGCTCATTGATATTATTGCGTCCCTTGAACCCACCTTCGGCGGCATTAACTTAGAAGACATTAAAGCACCGGAGTGTTTTTATATTGAACGTAAATTGCGTGAAAGAATGAAAATTCCGGTCTTCCACGATGACCAACACGGCACAGCCATTATTTCTGCTGCGGCGGTGCTCAATGGTTTGCGCATTGTTGATAAAAAAATTGAAAATGTGAAACTGGTGGCTTCCGGTGCCGGTGCGGCATCGATTGCGTGCTTAAACTTATTAGTTTCCCTCGGTATGAAACGGGAAAATATTACCGTGTGCGACTCCAAAGGCGTGATCTATAAAAACCGTGATGATCGTATGGATGAAACCAAAAAACTGTATGCGATTGACGATAACGGTAAGCGTACCTTAGCGGAAGTCATTCCGAATGCGGATATTTTCTTGGGTTGTTCTGCTGCTGGCGCATTAACGCAAGACATGGTTAAAACCATGGCGGCACATCCCTTAATTTTGGCACTCGCCAACCCGGAACCGGAAATTTTACCACCATTGGCAAAAGCCGTCCGTCCGGATGCCATTGTGTGCACCGGTCGCTCCGATTACCCGAACCAAGTCAACAACGTACTTTGCTTCCCGTTCATTTTCCGCGGGGCATTAGACGTCAGCGCTACCACCATTAATGAAGAAATGAAACTTGCCGCGGTGCGTGCCATTGCCGATTTAGCCTTGGCAGAGCAAAGCGATGTGGTGACATCTGCTTATGGTGATACCGAACTTACGTTTGGCCCGGAATACATTATTCCAAAACCATTCGATCCGCGTTTAATCGTGCGTATTGCCCCAGCCGTGGCAAAAGCCGCGATGGATTCCGGTGTTGCGACTCGTCCAATTAAAGATTTTGATGCATACATCGAACAACTCACCCAGTTCGTTTATAAAACCAACTTGTTTATGAAACCGGTGTTTGCGCAAGCGAAACAAGACAAGAAGCGTGTGTTATTAACCGACGGTGAAGAAACCCGAATTTTACATGCCGTGCAAGAAATCTCGACCTTAGGCATCGCTTATCCGATTTTACTCGGTCGCCCAAGCGTGATTGAACAACGCATTAAAAAACTCGGTTTGCATATTCAGGCAGGGCGTGATTTTGAGTTAATTAACATCGAAAATGATGCACGTTATCAAGAATGTTGTAAAACTTACTATGACATGCTCAAACGTGCAGGCATCACGCCGGATATTGCTAAACGGGAAATGTTTAACAACCCAACCGCTATCGGTGCCGTGTTGTTGCATTTAGGTCATGCCGATGCCATGTTATGTGGTTTAGTGGGACATTATGCCGATCATTTAAAAACCCTCAAAAACGTCATTGGTTTGCAAGAAGGGGTACATACGGCGGCTACCGTTAACGGTTTGGTGCTACCGGCAGGCAACTTATTCCTTGCCGATACCTTCGTGAACAATGATCCGACAGCAGAAGAATTAGCGGAAATTACGCTCATGACAGCGAAAGAAGTCAGTTTATTTGGTATTGAGCCACAGATTGCCTTAATTTCACATTCCAATTACGGTAGCAATAACACCCCAAGTGCGGTCAAAATGCGTAACGTTTTACATTTAGTGAAAGAACGCGCACCGGAACTCACTATTGACGGTGAAATGCACTGTGATGTTGCCTTATCGCAACAGCTCCGTGATGATGTGATGCCGGACAGCCCACTCAAAGGCGCGGCAAACGTGCTAGTGATGCCAAATATGGAAGCTGCGCGTATCAGCCTAAATCTATTACAAGGCACGGCAACACCGACAACCGTTGGGCCAATCTTAATGGGCTTGAAAAAATCAGCACATATTTTAACGTCAGTCGCTTCTGTTCGCCGTATTATTAATATGGTGGCAATTGCTGCGGTAAAAGCGCAATAA
- the lpcA gene encoding D-sedoheptulose 7-phosphate isomerase, with translation MYFDQIKAELDEAATVLNAFLSDEKNIQAVQQAALLIADRFKQGGKVLSCGNGGSHCDAMHFAEELTGRYRANRPGYPAIAISDVSHLSCVGNDFGYEYVFSRYIEAVGQQGDVLFALSTSGNSVNILNAIQVAKEKGMKVIVLTGKDGGKMAGLADVEVRVPHFGYADRIQEVHIKVIHILIMLIEFEMKK, from the coding sequence ATGTATTTTGACCAAATTAAAGCTGAATTAGACGAGGCGGCAACCGTATTAAACGCGTTTTTATCAGATGAAAAAAATATTCAGGCGGTGCAACAGGCGGCATTATTAATTGCCGATCGGTTTAAACAGGGCGGAAAGGTACTTTCTTGTGGTAACGGTGGTTCTCATTGTGACGCCATGCATTTTGCTGAAGAGCTCACCGGACGTTACCGCGCAAATCGCCCGGGATATCCTGCCATTGCCATTTCGGATGTCAGCCACTTAAGTTGTGTAGGTAACGATTTTGGTTATGAATATGTGTTTTCCCGTTATATTGAGGCAGTCGGTCAACAAGGCGATGTGTTATTTGCACTTTCAACTTCGGGCAATTCCGTGAATATTTTAAATGCCATTCAGGTTGCCAAAGAAAAAGGCATGAAGGTGATTGTGCTAACCGGCAAAGACGGCGGAAAAATGGCGGGCTTAGCCGATGTGGAAGTTCGCGTGCCGCATTTTGGTTATGCCGATCGGATTCAAGAAGTGCATATTAAAGTGATTCATATTTTGATTATGTTGATTGAATTTGAAATGAAAAAATAG
- the ribF gene encoding bifunctional riboflavin kinase/FAD synthetase, producing MQLIRGLSKVSQCLSSCVLTIGNFDGVHLGHQAILHHLRQKADELNLPMAVMLFEPQPQEFFLGDKAPARLMRLRDKLYYLKQAGVDVVIIAKFDRTFANLPAQQFIEDWLVRKLNVKFLSIGDDFKFGAKRQGNFALLQHAGEKFGFTVEDNRSFCLDALRISSTAIREALAKDDLTLAEKLLGRPYRILGRVIHGNQLGRTIGFPTANIRLHRQVNPVKGVYAVKVRLKSGAFFNGVANIGTRPTINGVNQLLEAHLFDFQGDLYGQWLDVELCHKIRNEMKFSSFDDLKAQIAQDVETAKNVFKTNRTL from the coding sequence ATGCAATTAATTCGTGGGCTCTCTAAGGTATCGCAATGTTTGTCGAGTTGTGTTTTGACTATCGGCAATTTTGACGGGGTACATTTAGGCCATCAAGCGATTTTGCACCATTTACGCCAAAAAGCCGACGAACTGAATTTGCCCATGGCGGTAATGTTATTCGAACCTCAACCGCAAGAATTTTTTCTGGGTGACAAAGCCCCTGCTCGCCTTATGCGTTTGCGCGATAAATTGTATTATCTTAAACAAGCCGGTGTGGATGTGGTTATCATCGCAAAATTCGACCGCACTTTTGCCAATTTGCCTGCACAACAATTTATTGAAGATTGGTTGGTGCGTAAATTAAATGTGAAATTTTTAAGCATTGGCGATGATTTTAAATTTGGTGCCAAACGCCAAGGTAACTTTGCGCTGTTACAACACGCCGGTGAAAAGTTTGGTTTTACCGTCGAAGATAACCGTAGCTTTTGTTTGGATGCCTTGCGAATCAGTAGCACGGCGATTCGCGAAGCATTAGCCAAGGATGATTTAACGTTAGCGGAAAAATTACTTGGACGTCCTTATCGTATTTTAGGGCGCGTAATTCACGGCAATCAGCTTGGTCGCACTATCGGGTTTCCGACTGCGAATATTCGCTTGCATCGTCAGGTAAATCCGGTCAAAGGGGTGTACGCAGTTAAAGTGCGGTTAAAATCCGGCGCGTTTTTTAATGGGGTCGCAAACATCGGCACCCGTCCGACCATCAACGGTGTGAATCAATTATTAGAGGCGCATTTATTTGATTTTCAAGGCGATCTTTATGGTCAATGGTTGGATGTAGAACTCTGTCATAAAATCCGCAATGAAATGAAATTTTCCTCTTTTGACGATTTAAAAGCACAAATTGCGCAGGACGTGGAAACGGCGAAAAACGTTTTCAAAACTAACCGCACTTTATAG
- the ileS gene encoding isoleucine--tRNA ligase produces the protein MTDYKNTLNLPETGFPMRGDLAKREPVMLKNWYEKNLYQKIRENSKGKKSFILHDGPPYANGNIHIGHAVNKILKDIIVKSKTALGFDSPYIPGWDCHGLPIELKVEGLVGKPNEKISAAEFRAKCREYAAEQVEGQKKDFIRLGVLGDWNNPYLTMNFDTEAHIIRTLGKVIANGHLYKGSKPVHWCLDCGSSLAEAEVEYEDKVSPSIYVCFPAVSAVEIEEKFNAVGKGHGKLSAVIWTTTPWTMPSNRAIAVNAELEYNLVQLGDERVILAAELVESVAKAVGVEQVEILGSVKGQALELVRFNHPFYDFTVPVILGDHVTTDGGTGLVHTAPDHGLDDFIVGQKYNLPMAGLVSNDGKFISTTEFFAGKGVFEANPLVVEKLQEVGNLLKVEKIKHSYPHCWRHKTPIIFRATPQWFIGMETQGLRQQALGEIKQVRWIPDWGQARIEKMVENRPDWCISRQRTWGVPMTLFVHKETEELHPRTLELLEEVAKRVEKAGIQAWWDLDEKELLGADAETYRKVPDTLDVWFDSGSTYSSVVANRPEFNGQDIDMYLEGSDQHRGWFMSSLMLSTATDKKAPYKQVLTHGFTVDGQGRKMSKSIGNIVTPQEVMDKFGGDILRLWVASTDYTGEMTVSDEILKRAADSYRRIRNTARFLLANLNGFDPQRDAVKPEEMISLDRWAVACALDAQKEIKDAYDNYQFHAVVQRLMRFCSVEMGSFYLDIIKDRQYTTKADSLARRSCQTALWHIAEALVRWMAPILSFTADEVWGYLPQTATARAEFVFTEEFYEGLFGLGANEKLDDAYWQQLIKVRSEVNRVLEIARNDKVIGGGLEAEVTVYANDEYRALLEQLGDELRFVLITSKAEVKALSDKPADVADGELEGIAVSVTRSQGEKCPRCWHYSDKIGVNSEHPTLCPRCVENVAGNGEVRRFA, from the coding sequence ATGACTGATTATAAAAATACCCTTAACCTCCCTGAAACGGGCTTTCCAATGCGCGGCGATTTAGCCAAGCGCGAGCCTGTGATGTTGAAAAACTGGTATGAGAAAAATCTCTATCAAAAAATTCGTGAAAATTCAAAAGGCAAAAAATCCTTTATTTTGCATGATGGCCCTCCGTATGCGAACGGCAACATTCATATCGGCCATGCAGTGAATAAAATTCTGAAAGATATTATTGTGAAATCCAAAACCGCATTAGGTTTTGACTCGCCTTATATTCCGGGTTGGGACTGTCACGGCTTGCCGATTGAATTAAAAGTAGAAGGCTTAGTAGGCAAACCGAATGAGAAAATTTCTGCGGCTGAATTCCGAGCGAAATGCCGTGAATATGCAGCGGAACAGGTAGAAGGCCAGAAAAAAGACTTTATCCGTTTAGGCGTGTTGGGTGATTGGAATAACCCTTATTTGACCATGAACTTTGATACCGAAGCACACATCATCCGTACGCTTGGCAAAGTGATTGCTAACGGCCACTTATACAAAGGATCCAAACCGGTGCACTGGTGTTTGGATTGCGGTTCTTCTTTGGCTGAAGCGGAAGTGGAATACGAAGACAAAGTTTCTCCGTCCATTTATGTGTGTTTCCCGGCGGTAAGTGCGGTAGAAATTGAAGAGAAATTTAACGCTGTCGGAAAAGGTCATGGCAAATTATCTGCAGTCATTTGGACAACAACGCCTTGGACAATGCCATCTAACCGTGCGATTGCAGTAAATGCAGAATTAGAATACAACCTAGTCCAACTTGGTGATGAGCGTGTGATCTTAGCCGCTGAATTAGTGGAATCCGTGGCGAAAGCGGTAGGTGTAGAACAGGTTGAAATTTTAGGGTCAGTAAAAGGTCAAGCACTTGAGTTAGTACGCTTTAACCATCCGTTCTATGATTTCACTGTACCGGTGATTTTAGGCGATCACGTGACCACCGATGGCGGTACAGGTTTAGTACACACTGCACCGGATCACGGTTTAGACGATTTTATTGTAGGACAAAAATATAATTTACCAATGGCGGGTCTTGTATCGAATGACGGTAAATTTATTTCAACCACTGAATTCTTCGCAGGTAAAGGCGTATTTGAAGCGAATCCATTGGTTGTTGAAAAATTACAGGAAGTGGGCAACTTATTAAAAGTGGAGAAAATCAAACACAGCTACCCACACTGCTGGCGCCATAAAACCCCGATTATTTTCCGTGCGACTCCGCAATGGTTTATCGGCATGGAAACACAAGGTTTACGCCAACAAGCCTTAGGTGAAATCAAACAAGTGCGTTGGATTCCGGATTGGGGTCAAGCTCGTATCGAAAAAATGGTGGAAAATCGTCCTGACTGGTGTATTTCCCGTCAACGTACTTGGGGTGTACCAATGACCTTATTCGTGCACAAAGAAACCGAAGAGCTTCATCCGCGTACCTTAGAGTTACTTGAAGAAGTGGCGAAACGTGTAGAGAAAGCCGGTATTCAAGCATGGTGGGATTTAGACGAAAAAGAATTATTAGGCGCAGATGCAGAAACCTATCGCAAAGTGCCTGATACTCTTGACGTATGGTTCGACTCAGGATCAACCTATTCTTCTGTGGTGGCGAATCGTCCGGAATTTAACGGTCAAGATATCGACATGTATTTAGAAGGTTCCGACCAACACCGTGGTTGGTTTATGTCTTCTTTAATGCTTTCAACTGCAACAGATAAAAAAGCACCTTACAAACAAGTATTAACCCATGGCTTCACGGTGGATGGTCAAGGACGCAAAATGTCTAAATCCATCGGTAACATCGTGACGCCACAAGAAGTCATGGATAAATTCGGTGGTGACATTTTACGTTTATGGGTGGCCTCTACTGACTATACCGGTGAAATGACCGTTTCCGATGAAATCTTAAAACGTGCGGCAGACAGCTATCGTCGTATTCGTAACACGGCACGTTTCTTACTAGCTAACTTAAACGGTTTTGATCCACAACGTGATGCCGTTAAACCGGAAGAAATGATTAGCTTAGATCGTTGGGCGGTAGCTTGTGCGTTAGATGCACAAAAAGAAATTAAAGACGCTTATGATAACTATCAATTCCATGCCGTAGTGCAACGCTTAATGCGTTTCTGTTCTGTGGAAATGGGCTCGTTCTACCTTGATATTATCAAAGACCGTCAATACACCACCAAAGCAGACAGCCTTGCGCGTCGTAGCTGCCAAACCGCTTTATGGCACATTGCGGAAGCTTTAGTACGTTGGATGGCACCAATCCTGTCATTCACGGCAGATGAAGTGTGGGGGTACTTGCCGCAAACGGCGACGGCACGTGCAGAATTCGTCTTTACGGAAGAATTCTACGAAGGCTTATTCGGCTTAGGCGCGAACGAAAAATTAGATGATGCTTACTGGCAACAACTGATTAAAGTACGTTCTGAAGTGAACCGCGTGTTAGAAATCGCCCGTAATGACAAAGTGATTGGCGGCGGTTTAGAAGCAGAAGTAACGGTTTATGCTAACGATGAATATCGTGCCTTGTTAGAACAATTAGGCGATGAATTACGTTTCGTGTTGATTACGTCAAAAGCTGAAGTGAAAGCATTGTCAGATAAACCGGCAGATGTAGCTGATGGCGAGTTAGAGGGGATTGCAGTAAGCGTTACCCGTTCTCAAGGCGAAAAATGCCCGCGCTGCTGGCATTATTCCGACAAAATCGGTGTGAATTCGGAACATCCGACACTTTGCCCGCGTTGTGTAGAAAACGTTGCAGGCAATGGCGAAGTCAGACGTTTCGCTTAA
- the eno gene encoding phosphopyruvate hydratase: protein MAKIVKVIGREIIDSRGNPTVEAEVHLEGGFVGLAAAPSGASTGSREALELRDGDKSRFLGKGVLKAVAAVNGPIAEAILGKDASNQAEIDQIMIDLDGTENKSNFGANAILAVSLANAKAAAASKGLPLYAYIAELNGTPGVYAMPLPMMNIINGGEHADNNVDIQEFMIQPVGAKTLREALRIGAEVFHNLAKVLKSKGMSTAVGDEGGFAPNLASNADALACIKEAVEKADYVLGKDVTLAMDCASSEFYNKETGKYELKGEGRSFTSQEFTHYLEELTKQYPIVSIEDGQDESDWEGFAYQTKVLGDRIQLVGDDLFVTNTKILKEGIEKGIANSILIKFNQIGSLTETLAAIKMAKDAGYTAVISHRSGETEDATIADLAVGTAAGQIKTGSMSRSDRIAKYNQLIRIEEALERAGTPAPFLGLKAVKGQA from the coding sequence ATGGCAAAAATCGTTAAAGTCATTGGTCGCGAAATTATCGACTCTCGTGGTAACCCAACAGTGGAAGCCGAAGTGCATTTAGAAGGCGGATTCGTCGGTCTTGCAGCGGCGCCATCGGGTGCATCTACTGGTTCTCGCGAAGCCTTAGAATTACGTGACGGCGATAAATCCCGTTTCTTAGGTAAAGGCGTATTGAAAGCGGTTGCTGCAGTAAACGGCCCGATTGCTGAAGCCATTCTTGGCAAAGATGCCTCTAACCAAGCTGAAATCGACCAAATCATGATCGATTTAGACGGTACTGAAAACAAATCTAACTTCGGTGCAAACGCCATCTTAGCGGTATCTTTAGCAAACGCAAAAGCCGCGGCTGCATCTAAAGGTTTACCTCTTTACGCTTACATCGCAGAACTTAACGGCACGCCAGGCGTTTACGCTATGCCATTACCAATGATGAACATCATCAACGGTGGTGAGCACGCCGACAACAACGTTGATATCCAAGAGTTCATGATCCAACCGGTTGGTGCGAAAACATTACGTGAAGCACTTCGTATCGGTGCAGAAGTGTTCCACAACTTAGCGAAAGTATTAAAATCTAAAGGCATGAGCACGGCTGTAGGTGATGAAGGTGGTTTCGCACCTAACTTAGCCTCTAACGCTGACGCGTTAGCCTGTATCAAAGAAGCGGTAGAAAAAGCAGATTATGTGTTAGGTAAAGACGTCACTTTAGCCATGGACTGCGCATCTTCTGAGTTCTATAACAAAGAAACCGGTAAATATGAGTTAAAAGGCGAAGGCCGTTCATTCACCTCTCAAGAGTTCACACACTATCTTGAAGAATTAACCAAACAATACCCAATCGTGTCTATCGAAGACGGTCAAGATGAATCTGACTGGGAAGGCTTCGCATACCAAACTAAAGTATTGGGCGATCGCATTCAATTAGTGGGTGACGACTTATTCGTAACCAACACCAAAATCTTAAAAGAAGGTATCGAAAAAGGTATCGCAAACTCCATCTTAATCAAATTCAACCAAATCGGTTCTTTAACCGAAACCTTGGCTGCAATTAAAATGGCAAAAGATGCGGGTTATACCGCTGTGATCTCTCACCGTTCCGGTGAAACTGAAGATGCAACTATTGCTGATTTAGCGGTTGGTACCGCAGCAGGTCAAATCAAAACCGGTTCTATGAGCCGTTCTGACCGTATTGCGAAATACAACCAATTAATCCGTATTGAAGAAGCATTAGAACGCGCAGGTACACCGGCGCCATTCTTAGGTTTAAAAGCGGTTAAAGGTCAAGCATAA
- the thiE gene encoding thiamine phosphate synthase, giving the protein MAVSLSHLSEIIPPKAPFAPTEFKLGLYVIVDSYEWVERLIHAGVKTLQIRIKDRSAEQAEEEIARCITLAKQHQVRLFVDDFWQLAIKYQAYGVHLGQEDLLTADLNAIQQAGLRLGVSTHNQEEVDLVLPLRPSYIALGHIFPTQTKEMPSAPQGIANLATQVKNLGKMPTVAIGGISASHFPDILATGVGSIAVISAVTKAQDWQSAVKNLLQYFAE; this is encoded by the coding sequence ATGGCCGTATCGCTATCTCATTTATCCGAAATCATCCCACCCAAAGCCCCTTTTGCGCCCACTGAATTTAAGTTAGGCTTGTATGTCATCGTAGACAGTTATGAATGGGTTGAACGACTCATTCACGCCGGCGTGAAAACCTTGCAAATTCGCATTAAAGATCGTTCTGCGGAACAGGCGGAAGAGGAAATTGCGCGCTGCATTACCTTAGCCAAACAACATCAAGTGCGGTTATTTGTAGATGATTTTTGGCAGTTGGCAATTAAGTATCAGGCTTACGGCGTCCATCTTGGGCAAGAGGATCTACTCACAGCGGATTTAAACGCCATCCAACAAGCGGGACTACGTCTCGGTGTCTCCACCCACAATCAAGAAGAAGTCGATCTGGTGTTACCGTTGCGTCCTTCCTATATTGCCCTCGGGCATATTTTCCCGACACAAACCAAAGAGATGCCTTCCGCCCCTCAAGGCATTGCCAATTTAGCCACACAGGTAAAAAACTTAGGTAAAATGCCGACTGTCGCAATCGGTGGCATCAGTGCTTCGCATTTTCCTGATATTTTAGCCACAGGGGTAGGCAGTATTGCCGTGATCTCCGCTGTCACCAAAGCACAAGACTGGCAAAGTGCGGTGAAAAACTTACTGCAATATTTTGCCGAATAA
- a CDS encoding glycosyltransferase family 9 protein, with protein sequence MPLFTQPPQSLCILRLSAIGDVCHALAAVQQIQRYWPSTQITWVIGKTEAQLFRHVSGVEFVVYDKKSGWRGVCQLWRQLKDRRFDALLNMQTAFRASILSLGIKAKYRIGFGKQRAREGQWLFTHRKIQDPNNPHVLDGFMAFVDYLGVPCTEPQWDLPVAEDDLITARQYIDPTRKNLLISPCSSKPEKDWLVERYAEVANIAHQHNVNVILCSSPAPRELAIIEQIQGLCHFAPTNAAGKLTLPQLAALIRQVDLVLSPDSGPAHIATTQGTPVIGLYAYHNPLRTGPYRNLANVVSVYEKNVQKEFGKPSAQLPWATKLKGKHLMAQIEVAQVVEQMKKCGLF encoded by the coding sequence ATGCCGCTTTTCACCCAGCCTCCGCAATCCCTTTGTATTTTACGTTTGTCCGCCATTGGCGATGTTTGCCATGCGTTGGCGGCGGTGCAACAGATTCAGCGTTATTGGCCAAGCACCCAAATAACATGGGTTATCGGAAAAACGGAAGCGCAGCTGTTTCGTCATGTGTCGGGGGTGGAGTTTGTGGTGTATGACAAAAAAAGCGGCTGGCGTGGGGTGTGTCAGTTGTGGCGACAGTTGAAAGATCGTCGATTTGATGCGTTATTAAATATGCAAACGGCATTTCGTGCGTCAATTTTATCCCTGGGTATTAAGGCGAAATATCGTATCGGTTTCGGTAAACAGCGGGCGCGCGAAGGGCAGTGGTTGTTTACCCATCGCAAGATTCAAGACCCGAACAATCCTCATGTGTTAGACGGCTTTATGGCGTTTGTGGACTATTTGGGTGTGCCTTGCACAGAACCGCAATGGGATTTGCCGGTAGCGGAGGATGATTTGATCACAGCGCGCCAATATATTGATCCCACCCGTAAGAATTTGCTGATTTCCCCTTGTTCCAGTAAGCCCGAAAAAGACTGGTTAGTAGAACGTTATGCGGAAGTCGCCAATATTGCCCACCAACATAATGTCAACGTGATTTTGTGCAGTTCACCCGCGCCTCGTGAATTGGCGATAATTGAGCAAATTCAGGGCTTATGTCACTTTGCACCAACCAATGCTGCAGGCAAGTTAACGCTTCCACAGCTTGCGGCATTAATCCGGCAGGTGGATTTGGTGCTTTCACCGGATTCCGGCCCTGCACATATTGCAACGACGCAAGGCACGCCGGTTATCGGTTTATATGCTTACCACAACCCGTTGCGTACCGGCCCTTATCGCAACCTTGCCAATGTGGTGTCGGTGTATGAAAAAAATGTGCAAAAGGAATTTGGCAAACCATCTGCGCAGTTGCCTTGGGCAACGAAGTTAAAAGGGAAGCATCTGATGGCACAAATTGAGGTGGCGCAGGTGGTGGAACAGATGAAAAAGTGCGGTTTGTTTTAA
- a CDS encoding 3-deoxy-D-manno-octulosonic acid kinase gives MLEYQLKNDFFLFNFEHPEPHQEDFFNADFWRRQNRILGSAQGRGTTWFLHSADRFGVNTALRHYYRGGLWGKFNKDRYLFQQLQNTRSIAEFNLLNQLHQAGLPVPTPIGARVRKGNLGVCYQADLLSEKIENAQDLTALLQTQRLTADQWRQIGGLIRQLHDLQICHTDLNAHNILCQQLEGGTKFWLIDFDKCGEKSGSFWKEGNLQRLQRSFNKEVERMHIQFDEQHWQHLMEGYSQK, from the coding sequence ATGCTTGAATATCAACTGAAAAACGACTTTTTTCTGTTTAATTTTGAACACCCGGAACCCCATCAGGAAGACTTTTTTAACGCCGATTTTTGGCGCCGACAAAACCGCATTTTAGGATCGGCACAAGGGCGCGGCACCACATGGTTTTTACACTCGGCAGATCGCTTCGGTGTAAACACCGCGCTGCGTCATTATTACCGTGGTGGCTTATGGGGCAAGTTCAACAAGGATCGTTACCTTTTTCAGCAGCTACAAAATACTCGTAGCATTGCTGAATTTAACCTGTTAAATCAATTACATCAGGCCGGCCTACCGGTACCCACACCCATTGGAGCACGGGTTCGTAAAGGCAACTTGGGAGTCTGTTATCAAGCTGATTTGCTGAGCGAAAAAATCGAAAATGCCCAAGATCTGACCGCACTTTTGCAGACACAACGTCTTACCGCCGACCAATGGCGACAAATCGGCGGATTGATCCGTCAATTACACGATTTACAAATTTGCCACACCGATCTCAACGCGCACAACATTCTGTGCCAACAACTGGAAGGCGGGACAAAATTTTGGCTCATTGATTTTGATAAGTGCGGTGAAAAATCGGGCAGTTTTTGGAAGGAAGGCAATTTGCAACGATTACAGCGTTCCTTTAACAAAGAAGTGGAACGTATGCACATTCAATTTGACGAGCAGCATTGGCAGCACTTGATGGAAGGTTATTCACAAAAATAA